Genomic segment of Deltaproteobacteria bacterium:
CACTTTTTGATTTATTTAATATTTACAAGCCCATGGAGGCAGGAAGGTACTTCGTTTGACCAGTAAGGCAGTTGTTCGTTCCTATTTTGGAGCTTGACTTATACCGTTTCAGCAAACGGGGCAACTCTTTTTGGCTCTCTTTTAGCGGAAATAAGGTGGAAGGATGTCGGATAAGCCTTTCCCGCCGATTGGCCGGCACTCAGCACCTCCCTGCCTCCTTCTTGCCAATCTTTTTGAATTTACAACTGAATATAGAAAGTGAAGGTGGGCAAGCTTTCTTCGGAAAGGTTTTGACAAGTAAAAAAGTTGGTGCTATTTTTAATATATAAGCCGAGGGCGAAAATGCTCCCGAAAAACAAGAAGGAAAAGGTTTTAGGTCCCGCTTTTTAGAAAGGAATGCCTATGCCTATCAGGGTTGCCATCAATGGTTTTGGAAGGATCGGCCGGAGCGTGATGCGAGCTGCTTTGAAGGCCGAGGAATTCTCGGAAATTAAGATCGTGGCCATCAACGATCTGACCGACAATGCTACCTTGGCGCATCTGCTGAAATACGACTCTATTATGGGGCGGCTGAATGCGGAAGTAAAGGTCAAGGAGAAAGGGTTGGTGGTCAACGGCCAAGAAGTGGTCATTACCGCCATAAAAGACCCCGCCCAGATTCCCTGGAGGGATTTGTCCGTAGAGTATGTGGTGGAATCTACCGGTCTTTTCACGGAAGCCAATCGAGCCCGGGGTCATCTGGATGCCGGGGCCCGAAAAGTTATTATCACCGCCCCAGCCAAGAACGAAGACATTACTGTGGTGATGGGGGTGAATGAATATGACTACAACGCTTACGAGCACCATATCGTTTCCAACGCCTCCTGCACCACGAATTGCCTGGCCCCGGTCGCCAAAGTCATCCTGGAAAAGTTTGGCATTCGCCGGGGGCTTATGACCACGGTGCATTCCTACACCAATGACCAGCGCATCCTCGATTTTCCCCACAGCGACCTCAGAAGAGCGCGGGCAGCCGCCCTTTCCATGATCCCCACGAAGACCGGTGCGGCCTCCGCCGTGGCCCTGGTGATCCCTGAATTGAAGGGCAAGTTTGACGGGCTGGCCGTGCGCGTTCCCACTCCGAATGTTTCTTTGGTAGACCTGGTGATGGAGATCGAGCAAGAGGCTAATGTCCAGGAAGTGAACCGGGCCCTCCAGGAGGCGTCCAACCGTTTCCTGGGGTATACAGATGAACCGCTGGTCTCAGTAGATTTCCTGGGTGATCCCCACTCATCTGTTGTGGACGGCTTATCGACCAAGGCCATTGGAACCATGGTAAAAGTCCTGGCCTGGTACGATAATGAATGGGGCTACTCCAACCGTGTCCTGGACCTCATCCGGCATATGGATTCGGAAAAGACGGTGTAAAAGAGGGGGTCGATTCCGGTGACTATCAAAAGCTTGCCGCAAGAGGATGAGCGAGACCGGAGAACCCAAGAGATTTCTCAGGGTGGGTTCGAATCCGATGCCCTGCGCATTAACTTGGAGGAAACCGCCGTTAAGCAAGTGGCGGTAGACCCTAAATACGAAGTCCTCCAGGAAACGGTGGAAGGTTTCCGGGGCATTCAAAAGACCATCGACGCCCTCCTTTTTGAATTGAACCACCCCTTTAAAAATTGGGAAATCATTCTGCGGGAAATGCGCGCCTTTGCCCTGAAACACTTTAGCGCCTATGCGCGCCACCCCAAAGGACCATGGGCCATCGGGGTGATCATCGATGTTTTTTTCGACGCGGTGATGAACTCAGGCCGGGACGCCCTGGAAACCAAGGGGGTCGATTATCTCCTCGGTTATGCCGAAAAGATTGCCAGTGAATTGAACGGGGACAATCAGGAAAAACTCCTGACCGTTTTGCGTGCCTGTTTTCAACGACTCTCTTCCCTTCCGGAAAAACAATTTTTCTTCTTGGCCTCCAGCCACATTCCCTTGAAACGGATCGGGCAGATCCTCCTGCGGAAATTACCGGAAGAGGCGAGATTTGCCGAGTTCAACGGCCTGCTCATCCGCAGCCTCCAGGCTACTTATCGGTATTGGCTTCAGGAAGAAGACCCCTGCCTATGGTTCAGTAAGGAGTTCGATATTGCTGCCTGCCCAGGCGGGAAAGAAATGGACATCCTGGAGAAGATTGCCCATCCGCGCCTCAAAGAATTCCTGGCCGCCTTAGATAAGTTTTCCACGGAGGATCGATTGGTTTCCGGGGATGGTTCCATGGGAGCCTTGCGCAGCCTCCTCAATCTACCAGGATACCTGGAGATCGTCCGGGCCTACAAGGAAATTCCCCATCACTGCAACGGCCCCGCAATAGATGTAAAGAGAGAGGTGGAGGATCAACTCACCCGGAACAGGAAGATGCTAATCCTTTTCAAGATCATGGAGATCAAAGGGCTGCAGGATATCCATGAAGAAACGCTGCGCGAGATCAACTATACGCTGGTGGAACTGATCCGGAAAGAACCACCGGAACGGATGGCCAAATTCCTTTTGAAAACCTTTTCCTTGCTCAAGTCGAGCGTGGAAAATTACCCGCAGACAGCTCTCCAGTGCATTCAGACCATCGGCGCAGAAGTTTTTAATCGCGGCTACAGCCCGCTGGTGGAAGTTTTTTTAGAACAGGTCCTCCATTTCGGTTTTCAATACCCGGGGGTGGAAGGAGTCAATGCCAATTGGCAGCTGATCTGCAACCCCTGCCACCTGATCAATGTGCGGGTCTGGCTGGACCTTATCGCTCGCAACCCCAAATGGTGCAGCACCCTCCTTTCGGCCTTGATCATCAACCTGAAGTTGGGGAGCACCTGCATCCGGGACACCGACCTCTTCCAGAAAGAAGTGACCAAACTGCTCAACGCCGACATTGAGCCGGTCTACAACTTGATCAAGCAACTGACCAAACTTTTGCCGGTCTATTTCAACGAGATCGGGGCCGAGGGACGACTGCGCGATGTAACCACCGAAATCGATGAAATCACCCACCGCCGGGATACCCTGATCCATTTTCTCCGCAAGCAAAGTCATGTGGAAAGCAGCAACCTGATCGAGGGTTTTATTAAAGAAATATTCCGGTTCTGGCGGCTGAAAAACAAAAGTGGTCTGAGGAATTTTCTTCCTCCGGAAATCTTCGAGAAGCTGGAGGCGGCAGGACCTTGCGTTGATGAAGTCCATCAGATTCTACGTAAAATCTTCGAAGAAAAGGGATTTACCAAAGAGAAAGATCTACTGGGGTTGACCGACGCGGAGATTGAAGCCTTTATGGCGGGAATGACCTCCATCTCCGCCACGGAAAAAAAGCGGGTAGCCCTGCTCATCAAAATATATCGGCTGGTCAACCAGAAATACAACTTAGGGTTCCAGGAAATCAGCTACCATCTTCAGGAAGCTTCCCGCTGGGGTTTCGAAGGTTTGGATTCGCTCCAAAAAACCTTGGATCGAAATAATACTCAGGAATGCCTGGAGCATCTATTGACTTATCTGGAGGGGCTGAAGGAGATCATTATTTCCCCCCAACGCTTTGAGGCCCGGGAAGATATTTACCGTAAGAGGCACATCGCTGTGGATATTCCCTCCATGTACGGCCGGTACCGGGAGAAGAAGTTCGACGCCCTCAGCTTGACCTTCCGCTTAGAAAATCTGGCATATATCTACTTGGAAAGAATGATCGACTCTCTGGATTTATCCTTCATTACCCGGGCAACCTTCTTTGAGATCATCCAGTGCATCCGTTACGTCTTCCGGGCCATGCAGCTGGATGGCATATCCTCTCATCGGGTGGATACCCAACTGAAGCTTTTGGAAAAATCTCTGGAGATTAAACGATTCGGTTTCACCCAGTACCTGGATATTTTTCGGGGGTTTTCCGAAGGGGTCAAGGACATCCTCTCGGTCTATTATGTCAACGCCCACAAGAGTAATCTTACGGACTTAATTCTCCAGATGGGCAAAAAGAATATCCTTTCCAAGTATCTTATTTCCTCCGGGGGGGAGGTAGGACCGCAAGAATTCGTACACCAGATCGGTGAGAGATTTATACGAGACCTGATCTCCAGTACCTTCGGCCTGCAGGTCCTGGATATTTTCTTGGCCAGGATTCAACTCATTCTCTCCGAGCAGAAAGAAACTTTGAATGAAACCGACCTGGATCTCCTGATGACCTACGATCCCAAAAAGGTCTCCTGTCCCATTTACCATCCTAACCGTCTGACCAATGACCTGATCCATCTCGGAAGCAAGGGGTATAATTTGGCGGTACTGGCATCCGAAGGGATTCCGGTTCCTCCGGGGTTTATCCTCACTACGGAGGTCTTCCGTTGCTTGCGGATCATCGAGCAGTATAAGCATGCCTATGATCATTTTGAACGAGAGATTCGCGCTGGGCTGCAGCAAATTGAACACGCCACCGGGCGGGAATACGGCAACCCCGCCCGTCCTTTGCTCCTGGCGGTGAGGAGTGGGTCGACCATCTCCATGCCCGGGATGATGGCCACTCTTCTGAACGTGGGAATTAATGAAGAAATCGTGGAAGCTTTAACCCGGTCGACGGGAGAGGCCTGGTTCGCCTGGGATAACTACCGCCGGTTTATCCAATCCTGGGGTATGTCCTACGGGGTGGAGCGGGAAATCTTCAATGAGATCATGAGAAAGTTTAAATCCAGGTATGGAGTGGAGAAGAAGAGGGGGTTTTCCGGTGAGGCGATGAAACAGCTGGCCCTGGCCTATCGCCGGGCGGTGGAGGAAAGGCATATCACCCTTTATGAAGACCCCTGGGCTCAGCTCCAGGTAGCCATCAAGCAAGTTCTTACTTCCTGGGATTCCCTCAAGGCAAAACAATACCGGGAAATCATGGGCATCGCGGATTCCTGGGGAACGGCGGTAATCGTTCAAGCTATGGTTTTTGGCAACCTCAGCCTCTCTTCCGGGAGCGGGGTAGTTTTTACGGCCCATCCCTACCATAAAATCAGGCGTGTGGCCCTATGGGGGGACTTTACCCCCGGCAACCAGGGGGAAGACATCGTCGGGGGGCTGGTTTCGACTTATCCGATTTCTAAAGAACAACAGGAATCGGAAGGGACGGAAGGGAACCTGGAAGAAGACTTCCCGGAAGTTTACAAGCGACTTTTCGAGATTGCCAAAAGCTTGGTTTATGAAAAAAAGTGGAATCCGCAGGAAGTCGAATTTACTTATGAAAACCCCAAGGAGACCGGCTTCTATATTCTTCAGACCCGGGACATGGTTTCCACCAAAAGGGAAAAATTTGAGGTGTTCTTCCCTTCGGCTTTCTTGCAAGAAAATTTTATCGGGAAGGGAATCGGGGTTAGCGGTGGAGCTCTCTCCGGGCGGGTCGTATTTACCTTGCAAGACATCCAACGCTTGCGCCAGGAAGAGCCGGGCACGCCGCTGATCTTAGTCCGTTCGGATACCGTCCCGGAAGACATCCATGAAATCTCCCTTACGGATGGCCTGTTGACAGCGAAGGGGGGCCAGACTTCTCACGCGGCCATCGTAGCTTTTGAGCTGGATAAAACGGCGGTCGTGGGTTGCCGCAACTTGGTGGTTTTAGAAAATGAAGGCCGTTTCCTGATCAAAGGCACAGAGGTTAAGCGAGGGGCTTACTTAAGCCTGGATGGAAGAAAAGGCTTGGTCTATTTAGGGCAACATGAAATCAAGGCCGAAGGAGATCCCTACCCCATCTTGATGTAAGAACCCATTGCTCCTTTATTAGGACGCAGATTGCCGCAGATACCTAAAAATGGAAACGCTATGCGCCTAGCGCTAAGCGCTTAGCGAATCTCAGTTTTCATCAGCGTCCCATTGAAAAAAATTCCTTTCCAGGGAGGTGTTATTATGGCGGATCATCTTAAAGTGAAGGAAGGGGAGAAGAGCCAGCTGAAATTGGGGATTAATGGGCTGGGCCGAATCGGAAAACTCACGGTCTGGCATCATATTGCCCGCGGTTATTTTTCAGAGCTCGTTGTTAATGTTGGCCGAGAAGCGGGTGGAGGATTGGAAGATATAGCCAGCTACATCGAAAGGGATAGCACATACGGATATCTGGGGCAGTACCTTTATGGCCACAAAGCTGGACGGATCATAGAGAATTGCAACGAGGAACATGGAACATTCGAGGTCACGGGAACGCCGATAACCGTCCTGCGTAAGGATCGTAACCCTAAAGACCTTCCTTGGAAAGGCCTGGGAGTTCCTCTGGTGGTAGATGCCACGGGGAAGTTTTTAGACCCCACGGCGCCACCGGATTATAAAAATGGTTCGCTCCAGGGGCACCTTCAAGCCGGTGTCCAAAAGGTTATCGTTTCCGCCCCGTTCAAAATCAAGGAAAAGTCCCAGGCCATGCCAGGGGACGCCGTAACCGTGGTGATGGGGATCAACGATGACCAATACCACCCCCAACAGCAACGCCTGATCTCAGCCGCCTCCTGCACCACCACCTGCCTGGCTTTTATGGTCAAACCCTTGCTGGATTATTTCGGCGCCGATAAGATCCTCAGCGCCTCGATGGTGACCGTCCATGCCGCTACCGGATCGCAGGAGGTCCTGGACCGCCTTCCCGACGCCAAATCAAAGGACTTGAGAAAAAATCGGTCGATCATGAACAACATCATCCTTACTTCCACGGGGGCGGCCAAGGCCCTGGCGCTGGTAATTCCCGAAATGAAACGCATCGGGTTCATCGCGGAATCCGTTCGTATTCCCACCAGTACGGGCTCTCTGATCGTTTTAGTCGTAAACATTCAGGATGAAAGCTTAGAGCGGCCGATCAACCGGGAAATGATCAACCGGGTTTATCAGAAAGCCTCCGAGACTTACATGAGCAAATACTTGCTTTTCAGTGAGCGCCAGAATGTCTCTACGGACATTATCGGCATACCCTACGCCGCCGCCATGATCGAGGGTACAGAGACTCATACGCGAACCGCTCACATTTGCGTTGACCTATCCAGGGTTCCGGGATTGCCCCAGGGGGTCGTTAAAGAAGGGGCATCCTGCGTGGCTGAAATTCCCGTGACCCAAGCCGTGGTTTATGGTTGGTACGACAACGAGCTGGGAAGTTATACGAATTTATTAGGAGATCTTACAGTAAAGATAGCAAAGGAACTTCGCTGAGAGCCTCGGGCTAAAGAAGATATTGTTAAAAACAAACCTCAGAGAGCATAGAGATATTTTCTCTCCTCTCCGTGGTTTCATGTTTTCTCTTTTTTTTCAATAGGTTATGCCCTTGCAAAAATAAATAATCCTCCTTCTAAAACTATTTTCAGCTCATCCTCATTTTTCTCTTGACGAACACAATATATAGTGGTAAAAGTTTTATCTTATACAATATAAGCTACTTTTTGCAGGAGGTCAGTACATGGGAGCTGTTGACCCTCAGGTGCGTCTCGGCGGGCAGGAAAAAGAAGAAAGTACCAGGAAAGCCAAAAGCCTCATTCCCACCCAGTCTCCACCCGCCTTTGACGGGGCCGGGAGACAGAACCCCCCTTCAGAAACGACAAACGCCTGGGTCGCTTCAGAGGGCAGGGGGAATGAAACTACCGACATGGCCCTGTTCGTCCGCACTTCCAGCGAGACGCTTGCTGATTGGAATCGGCAGCGAATTGTGGATGCGCTCTTACGGGAGACAACCATCGACCGGGACACGGCTGAGCGGATTAGCCGCGAGGTGGAAGAACAGATTATCACCTCTAAGATCTCCTTGGTCACTGCCCCTCTGGTCCGTGAGTTGGTAGATGTGAAACTCATTGAGTATGGGTTGGAGGAAGCCCGCAAGATGCACACCCGCCTGGGGGTTCCGCTTTATGATGTCGATCAACTTATCCTTCACCCCAATCGGGAAAATGCTAATGTTCCTCACGGGCCCGAGGCCACGAATCTCACCCTGGCCGAGCGGATCAAGAAAGAATACGCTTTGCTCAACGTTTTCTCCCAGGAGATCGGCGATGCTCACATGCGCGGCGACCTCCACCTCCATGACCTGGGGTTTATCGACCGGCCATACTGTTCGGGGCAGTCATTGGAATACATCAAAAAATTTGGCCTCAACCTGCCGAATTCCCTTTCCGTGGCCAAGCCGGCCAAGCATCCCGAAGTGTTATTAGCTCATATGGTTAAGTTTGCCGCTGCCCTGCAAAGCAACTTCGCTGGAGCCATCGGTTGGGATGCCGTCAACCTGTTCTTTGCCCCTTACCTCGAAGGCCTGAGCGACCGGGAAGTGCATCAGTTGGCCCAGATGCTTATCTA
This window contains:
- a CDS encoding glyceraldehyde 3-phosphate dehydrogenase NAD-binding domain-containing protein, which codes for MADHLKVKEGEKSQLKLGINGLGRIGKLTVWHHIARGYFSELVVNVGREAGGGLEDIASYIERDSTYGYLGQYLYGHKAGRIIENCNEEHGTFEVTGTPITVLRKDRNPKDLPWKGLGVPLVVDATGKFLDPTAPPDYKNGSLQGHLQAGVQKVIVSAPFKIKEKSQAMPGDAVTVVMGINDDQYHPQQQRLISAASCTTTCLAFMVKPLLDYFGADKILSASMVTVHAATGSQEVLDRLPDAKSKDLRKNRSIMNNIILTSTGAAKALALVIPEMKRIGFIAESVRIPTSTGSLIVLVVNIQDESLERPINREMINRVYQKASETYMSKYLLFSERQNVSTDIIGIPYAAAMIEGTETHTRTAHICVDLSRVPGLPQGVVKEGASCVAEIPVTQAVVYGWYDNELGSYTNLLGDLTVKIAKELR
- the gap gene encoding type I glyceraldehyde-3-phosphate dehydrogenase, which translates into the protein MPIRVAINGFGRIGRSVMRAALKAEEFSEIKIVAINDLTDNATLAHLLKYDSIMGRLNAEVKVKEKGLVVNGQEVVITAIKDPAQIPWRDLSVEYVVESTGLFTEANRARGHLDAGARKVIITAPAKNEDITVVMGVNEYDYNAYEHHIVSNASCTTNCLAPVAKVILEKFGIRRGLMTTVHSYTNDQRILDFPHSDLRRARAAALSMIPTKTGAASAVALVIPELKGKFDGLAVRVPTPNVSLVDLVMEIEQEANVQEVNRALQEASNRFLGYTDEPLVSVDFLGDPHSSVVDGLSTKAIGTMVKVLAWYDNEWGYSNRVLDLIRHMDSEKTV
- a CDS encoding PEP/pyruvate-binding domain-containing protein, whose product is MTIKSLPQEDERDRRTQEISQGGFESDALRINLEETAVKQVAVDPKYEVLQETVEGFRGIQKTIDALLFELNHPFKNWEIILREMRAFALKHFSAYARHPKGPWAIGVIIDVFFDAVMNSGRDALETKGVDYLLGYAEKIASELNGDNQEKLLTVLRACFQRLSSLPEKQFFFLASSHIPLKRIGQILLRKLPEEARFAEFNGLLIRSLQATYRYWLQEEDPCLWFSKEFDIAACPGGKEMDILEKIAHPRLKEFLAALDKFSTEDRLVSGDGSMGALRSLLNLPGYLEIVRAYKEIPHHCNGPAIDVKREVEDQLTRNRKMLILFKIMEIKGLQDIHEETLREINYTLVELIRKEPPERMAKFLLKTFSLLKSSVENYPQTALQCIQTIGAEVFNRGYSPLVEVFLEQVLHFGFQYPGVEGVNANWQLICNPCHLINVRVWLDLIARNPKWCSTLLSALIINLKLGSTCIRDTDLFQKEVTKLLNADIEPVYNLIKQLTKLLPVYFNEIGAEGRLRDVTTEIDEITHRRDTLIHFLRKQSHVESSNLIEGFIKEIFRFWRLKNKSGLRNFLPPEIFEKLEAAGPCVDEVHQILRKIFEEKGFTKEKDLLGLTDAEIEAFMAGMTSISATEKKRVALLIKIYRLVNQKYNLGFQEISYHLQEASRWGFEGLDSLQKTLDRNNTQECLEHLLTYLEGLKEIIISPQRFEAREDIYRKRHIAVDIPSMYGRYREKKFDALSLTFRLENLAYIYLERMIDSLDLSFITRATFFEIIQCIRYVFRAMQLDGISSHRVDTQLKLLEKSLEIKRFGFTQYLDIFRGFSEGVKDILSVYYVNAHKSNLTDLILQMGKKNILSKYLISSGGEVGPQEFVHQIGERFIRDLISSTFGLQVLDIFLARIQLILSEQKETLNETDLDLLMTYDPKKVSCPIYHPNRLTNDLIHLGSKGYNLAVLASEGIPVPPGFILTTEVFRCLRIIEQYKHAYDHFEREIRAGLQQIEHATGREYGNPARPLLLAVRSGSTISMPGMMATLLNVGINEEIVEALTRSTGEAWFAWDNYRRFIQSWGMSYGVEREIFNEIMRKFKSRYGVEKKRGFSGEAMKQLALAYRRAVEERHITLYEDPWAQLQVAIKQVLTSWDSLKAKQYREIMGIADSWGTAVIVQAMVFGNLSLSSGSGVVFTAHPYHKIRRVALWGDFTPGNQGEDIVGGLVSTYPISKEQQESEGTEGNLEEDFPEVYKRLFEIAKSLVYEKKWNPQEVEFTYENPKETGFYILQTRDMVSTKREKFEVFFPSAFLQENFIGKGIGVSGGALSGRVVFTLQDIQRLRQEEPGTPLILVRSDTVPEDIHEISLTDGLLTAKGGQTSHAAIVAFELDKTAVVGCRNLVVLENEGRFLIKGTEVKRGAYLSLDGRKGLVYLGQHEIKAEGDPYPILM